One Cellulomonas soli DNA window includes the following coding sequences:
- a CDS encoding carbohydrate ABC transporter permease — protein sequence MSTTVAERRTPRGRRSRQWLGYLPYLLPGLVAFTVVILIPFGMNVYYSLHKWKGGNAPMRWYGFGNYADLLHDEKFLTSFQNSIWMIVAMVVVPTLLGLILAAVLFDVLGKRFGPRTASVLRATYYLPQILPVAVAGVLWNWILNAQTGAINEVLRSLGVENPPNWLGDTTTALPTVMLVLIWIQIGYPVVIFMSALQRVDPELYEAAELDGAGWVHRFRAITIPQIKPETFVITLTCTVAALKVFGPIYVLTRGGPESSTLVPSYYSYLNFFDKSKVGYGAAIANVLTLLIILVAVAIMVLQARSARREEEGH from the coding sequence ATGTCCACCACCGTCGCCGAGCGGCGTACGCCCCGCGGTCGCAGGTCGCGGCAGTGGCTCGGCTACCTGCCCTACCTGCTGCCGGGTCTGGTCGCGTTCACCGTCGTCATCCTGATCCCGTTCGGGATGAACGTCTACTACAGCCTGCACAAGTGGAAGGGCGGCAACGCCCCGATGCGCTGGTACGGGTTCGGCAACTACGCCGACCTCCTGCACGACGAGAAGTTCCTCACCTCGTTCCAGAACTCCATCTGGATGATCGTCGCGATGGTCGTCGTGCCCACGCTGCTCGGTCTGATCCTCGCCGCCGTCCTGTTCGACGTGCTCGGCAAGCGGTTCGGGCCGCGCACCGCCTCCGTCCTGCGCGCCACGTACTACCTGCCGCAGATCCTGCCCGTCGCCGTCGCCGGTGTGCTGTGGAACTGGATCCTCAACGCCCAGACCGGCGCGATCAACGAGGTGCTGCGCTCGCTCGGCGTCGAGAACCCGCCGAACTGGCTCGGTGACACCACCACGGCGCTGCCGACCGTCATGCTCGTGCTCATCTGGATCCAGATCGGCTACCCGGTCGTGATCTTCATGTCCGCGCTCCAGCGCGTCGACCCCGAGCTGTACGAGGCCGCCGAGCTCGACGGCGCCGGCTGGGTGCACCGGTTCCGCGCGATCACGATCCCGCAGATCAAGCCCGAGACGTTCGTCATCACCCTCACCTGCACCGTCGCGGCGCTCAAGGTGTTCGGGCCGATCTACGTGCTGACCCGTGGCGGCCCCGAGAGCTCGACCCTCGTGCCCAGCTACTACTCGTACCTCAACTTCTTCGACAAGTCGAAGGTCGGGTACGGCGCCGCGATCGCCAACGTCCTGACGCTGCTGATCATCCTGGTCGCCGTCGCCATCATGGTGCTGCAGGCTCGCAGCGCCCGCCGCGAGGAGGAGGGCCACTGA
- a CDS encoding HAD family hydrolase, whose protein sequence is MTAAGGRSLTPGDRRESDGADWAARAPRLVATDLDGTLLRPDGSVSPRTARALAALDDAGVPVVFVTARPHRWLVDLVPHVGRHGTALCANGASVVDVATLAVVEEHGMTPDVVRAVAARLRAVVAPAGAVHLAVERTEGFAHERGFVTEHPAQPGAPAADRIEDLLTASTLKLLVRTDPPPPPDGAQAWTDALVRAVGTLALVQDSGAHGLGEIAAPGVTKASALSRWADRHGIDAADVWAVGDAPNDLPMLAWAGTAFAVANAHPQVLEAADHVLPPNDQDGVAVLLEHAAPHSSARSVPPPSRTDRTDSPDGPSRPD, encoded by the coding sequence ATGACCGCCGCAGGTGGGCGGTCGCTCACCCCCGGGGATCGGCGCGAGAGTGACGGCGCCGACTGGGCGGCGCGCGCGCCCCGGCTCGTGGCGACCGACCTCGACGGCACTCTCCTGCGCCCCGACGGCTCCGTCTCGCCCCGCACGGCCCGTGCCCTCGCCGCGCTCGACGACGCGGGCGTGCCCGTCGTCTTCGTCACCGCCCGCCCGCACAGATGGCTCGTCGACCTGGTCCCTCACGTGGGTCGGCACGGCACCGCGCTGTGCGCCAACGGCGCCTCGGTGGTCGACGTCGCGACGCTCGCCGTCGTCGAGGAGCACGGCATGACGCCCGACGTGGTGCGTGCCGTGGCCGCGCGCCTGCGGGCCGTGGTCGCACCGGCAGGCGCCGTCCACCTCGCGGTCGAGCGCACCGAGGGCTTCGCCCACGAGCGCGGCTTCGTCACCGAGCACCCGGCGCAGCCCGGAGCGCCCGCCGCGGACAGGATCGAGGACCTGCTGACAGCGTCCACGCTGAAGCTGCTCGTGCGCACCGACCCGCCACCGCCACCGGACGGTGCGCAGGCATGGACCGACGCGCTCGTCCGTGCCGTCGGGACCCTGGCTCTCGTGCAGGACTCGGGTGCTCACGGGCTCGGCGAGATCGCGGCTCCGGGCGTCACGAAGGCGAGCGCGCTGTCCCGCTGGGCGGACCGGCACGGCATCGACGCGGCGGACGTCTGGGCGGTGGGCGACGCACCCAACGACCTGCCGATGCTCGCGTGGGCGGGGACAGCCTTCGCCGTGGCCAACGCGCACCCCCAGGTGCTCGAGGCCGCCGACCACGTGCTGCCGCCGAATGACCAGGACGGGGTCGCGGTGCTGCTCGAGCACGCCGCCCCGCACTCGTCGGCACGCTCGGTCCCCCCGCCGTCGCGCACCGACCGCACCGACAGCCCCGACGGTCCGTCACGTCCCGACTAG
- a CDS encoding LacI family DNA-binding transcriptional regulator, with amino-acid sequence MATIGDVAREAGVSVSTVSYVLSGKRSISGPTRERVERAVAALGYHPHAGARALASSRSNVLALMVPFRPGINVQIIMQFVGGVVTTARQHDHDVLVLTQDDPNGIPRVAASSTADALIVMDIESDDARLPGLRALDLPAILIGVPDDTTGLSCVDLDFAAAGRLAVRELARQGHTHLALIGASQERLDHRANYAVRMRSGVREQAEVSGVQVVVVPSEPTFAGGAHAVGELLREHPETTGLVVHNEAALGGILARVQNEGLRVPQDLSVVAVSPSDIAAALPVPVSTIEVPGHRIGRIAVEMAMARLSGDDLAETRLVAPTFTDRGSVARVPGLDQQGSADRGGEASDVVQPTRT; translated from the coding sequence ATGGCGACCATCGGTGACGTAGCACGTGAGGCCGGGGTCTCGGTCTCCACCGTGAGCTACGTGCTCTCCGGGAAGCGCTCGATCTCCGGCCCCACCCGCGAACGCGTCGAACGCGCCGTCGCCGCCCTCGGCTACCACCCTCACGCCGGTGCACGCGCCCTGGCCTCGAGCCGCAGCAACGTGCTCGCCCTCATGGTGCCGTTCCGGCCCGGGATCAACGTCCAGATCATCATGCAGTTCGTCGGCGGCGTCGTGACCACCGCCCGGCAGCACGACCACGACGTGCTCGTGCTCACCCAGGACGACCCCAACGGGATCCCCCGCGTCGCCGCCAGCTCGACCGCCGACGCGCTCATCGTCATGGACATCGAGTCCGACGACGCCCGACTGCCGGGCCTGCGCGCCCTCGACCTGCCCGCGATCCTCATCGGGGTGCCCGACGACACCACCGGGCTCAGCTGCGTCGACCTCGACTTCGCAGCGGCCGGACGGCTGGCCGTGCGCGAGCTCGCCCGCCAGGGCCACACGCACCTCGCCCTCATCGGCGCCTCGCAGGAACGCCTCGACCACCGGGCCAACTACGCGGTGCGCATGCGCAGCGGCGTGCGCGAGCAGGCCGAGGTCTCCGGCGTGCAGGTCGTGGTCGTGCCGAGCGAGCCCACGTTCGCCGGCGGCGCCCACGCGGTCGGCGAGCTGCTGCGCGAGCACCCCGAGACCACGGGACTCGTCGTGCACAACGAGGCCGCGCTCGGCGGGATCCTGGCCCGCGTGCAGAACGAGGGCCTGCGCGTGCCCCAGGACCTGTCGGTCGTCGCCGTGAGCCCCTCCGACATCGCCGCAGCCCTGCCCGTCCCGGTCTCGACGATCGAGGTCCCGGGGCATCGGATCGGGCGCATCGCCGTCGAGATGGCCATGGCCCGTCTGTCCGGGGACGACCTGGCCGAGACGCGGCTCGTCGCACCGACGTTCACCGACCGGGGCAGCGTGGCACGCGTCCCGGGGCTCGACCAGCAGGGCTCCGCGGATCGGGGCGGCGAAGCGTCAGACGTCGTTCAGCCGACCAGGACCTGA
- the yicI gene encoding alpha-xylosidase: MKFTDGYWQTLPGVTIHRPRAVDEVVAGERSLTAYAATGRLDTRGDTLNRPLVTVTIDSPMDGVIGVTVEHHQGGVDPRPVFAIAGSTDPVEVTGATFDDPRAALRSGPLTARVSTTGEWALDFEVDGKVVTSASSRGVGLVTDGQGRRFVREQLALGVGDHVYGLGERFTAFVKNGQSVDVWNADGGTSSDQAYKNVPFYLTDAGYGVFVDHPGQVSFEIGSEVVSRTQFSVAGQRLRYYVIAGPAPKDVLRRFTALTGRPASVPDWSYGLWLSTSFTTSYDEKTVTGFIDGMAERDLPLSVFHFDCFWMRQFHWCDFVWDPATFPDPVGMLARLHERDLKVCVWINPYIAQRSHLFAEGKDLGYLVKRADGSVWQWDLWQAGMGLVDFTNPDAVAWYQGKLKVLLDQGVDCFKTDFGERIPTDVVWHDGSDPERMHNYYTHLYNEAVFDLLKAERGEGQAVLFARSATAGGQQFPVHWGGDCESTFVSMAESLRGGLSLAASGFGYWSHDIGGFEGTPDPVVFKRWLAFGLLSSHSRLHGSDSYRVPWAFDEEAVDVTRRFTHLKMSLMPYLAQAGVEAHELGTPVMRPMVLEFPDDRGAATVDTQYMLGSDLLVAPVFSAEGDVDVYVPEGTWTSLLSGERVTGPRWVHETHGFDSLPLYVRPGTVLPVGARTDRPDYDFADGVTLRLFDLPDGHRSTTRVPGADGAPGARFEVSRSGGTVSVVAHGATGAWSVEVVGGASVQVAAGTSAVELTL; encoded by the coding sequence ATGAAGTTCACCGACGGCTACTGGCAGACCCTGCCCGGCGTCACGATCCACCGACCGCGTGCGGTCGACGAGGTCGTGGCAGGCGAGCGCAGCCTGACGGCCTACGCCGCGACCGGGCGGCTGGACACCCGCGGCGACACCCTGAACCGGCCGCTCGTGACCGTGACGATCGACTCGCCCATGGACGGCGTGATCGGTGTGACTGTCGAGCACCACCAGGGCGGCGTCGACCCACGCCCCGTGTTCGCGATCGCCGGGTCGACCGATCCGGTCGAGGTGACCGGCGCGACGTTCGACGACCCGCGTGCGGCGCTGCGCTCGGGCCCGCTGACCGCGCGGGTGTCGACGACGGGGGAGTGGGCTCTCGACTTCGAGGTGGACGGCAAGGTCGTCACCTCCGCGAGCTCGCGCGGCGTCGGCCTGGTGACGGACGGGCAGGGTCGCCGGTTCGTGCGCGAGCAGCTCGCGCTCGGCGTGGGCGATCACGTTTACGGCCTCGGCGAGCGGTTCACCGCCTTCGTCAAGAACGGCCAGAGCGTCGACGTGTGGAACGCGGACGGAGGGACGTCCTCGGACCAGGCGTACAAGAACGTGCCGTTCTACCTGACGGACGCCGGCTACGGGGTCTTCGTCGACCACCCCGGGCAGGTCTCGTTCGAGATCGGCTCGGAGGTCGTCTCCCGCACGCAGTTCTCCGTGGCGGGTCAGCGGCTTCGCTACTACGTCATCGCCGGGCCGGCGCCCAAGGACGTGCTGCGCCGGTTCACCGCCCTGACGGGGCGTCCGGCGAGCGTGCCCGACTGGTCGTACGGGTTGTGGCTGTCGACGTCGTTCACCACCTCCTACGACGAGAAGACGGTCACCGGCTTCATCGACGGCATGGCCGAGCGGGACCTGCCGTTGTCGGTGTTCCACTTCGACTGCTTCTGGATGCGGCAGTTCCACTGGTGCGACTTCGTGTGGGACCCGGCCACGTTCCCCGACCCGGTCGGGATGCTGGCCCGGTTGCACGAGCGTGACCTGAAGGTCTGCGTGTGGATCAACCCGTACATCGCCCAGCGTTCGCACCTGTTCGCCGAGGGCAAGGACCTGGGCTACCTGGTCAAGCGGGCCGACGGGTCGGTGTGGCAGTGGGACCTGTGGCAGGCCGGCATGGGCCTGGTCGACTTCACGAACCCCGACGCGGTGGCCTGGTACCAGGGCAAGCTCAAGGTCCTGCTCGACCAGGGCGTGGACTGCTTCAAGACCGACTTCGGCGAGCGCATCCCCACCGACGTCGTCTGGCACGACGGCTCCGACCCCGAGCGCATGCACAACTACTACACGCACCTCTACAACGAGGCCGTGTTCGACCTGCTCAAGGCCGAGCGCGGCGAGGGCCAGGCGGTGCTGTTCGCCCGCTCGGCGACCGCGGGCGGCCAGCAGTTCCCCGTGCACTGGGGCGGCGACTGCGAGTCGACCTTCGTCTCGATGGCCGAGTCGCTGCGCGGCGGGCTGTCCCTGGCGGCGTCGGGCTTCGGGTACTGGAGCCACGACATCGGCGGGTTCGAGGGCACACCCGACCCGGTGGTGTTCAAGCGCTGGCTCGCGTTCGGGCTGCTGTCCTCGCACAGCCGGCTGCACGGGTCGGACTCCTACCGGGTGCCGTGGGCCTTCGACGAGGAGGCCGTCGACGTCACCCGCCGGTTCACGCACCTGAAGATGTCGCTCATGCCCTACCTGGCGCAGGCCGGTGTCGAGGCGCACGAGCTGGGCACGCCGGTCATGCGGCCGATGGTGCTGGAGTTCCCCGACGACCGCGGCGCGGCCACGGTCGACACGCAGTACATGCTCGGGTCGGACCTGCTGGTGGCGCCCGTGTTCAGCGCCGAGGGCGACGTCGACGTGTACGTCCCGGAGGGCACGTGGACCTCGCTGCTCAGCGGTGAGCGGGTCACCGGTCCGCGCTGGGTGCACGAGACGCACGGCTTCGACTCCCTGCCGCTGTACGTGCGACCGGGCACGGTGCTGCCGGTCGGTGCGCGCACGGACCGTCCGGACTACGACTTCGCGGACGGTGTGACGCTGCGCCTGTTCGACCTGCCCGACGGGCACCGGTCGACGACCAGGGTCCCGGGTGCGGACGGTGCGCCGGGTGCGCGCTTCGAGGTGTCCCGTTCGGGCGGGACCGTCTCCGTCGTCGCGCACGGGGCGACGGGTGCGTGGTCGGTCGAGGTCGTCGGCGGTGCGAGCGTGCAGGTCGCAGCAGGGACGAGCGCGGTCGAGCTCACGCTCTGA
- a CDS encoding GH1 family beta-glucosidase, which produces MTTSRPSGRQFPADFLWGSATASYQIEGAVAEGGRGPSIWDTFSQTPGKVLHGDTGAVAADHYHRVPQDVALMKDLGLQAYRFSVAWSRVQPTGSGEFNQAGLDFYVGLVDELLAAGIKPVVTLYHWDLPQALEDEGGWANRRTAELFADYARKLAEVLGDKIHLWTTLNEPWCSAFLGYGSGVHAPGVTDEHSALAAVHHLNLAHGLAGRAIREVLGENTPVSITLNLHVTRADSDSAQDVEAKRRIDTIANEVFLQPLLEGRYPQQVFADTAHLSDWSFVQDGDLDLIRIPIDVLGVNYYATGRVKHGTPPVGDGTPGPDGHRSSEKSPWIGADHVEWLPLPGPYTAMGWNIESDGLVELLLGLSERYPTVPLAITENGAAFYDTVSEDGRVHDADRVDYLHDHIDAVGEAIDKGADVRGYFVWSLLDNFEWAYGYDRRFGIVRVDYDTLERTVKDSGHWYRELLRTRTIPTPGAAATL; this is translated from the coding sequence ATGACGACCTCGCGCCCGTCCGGACGCCAGTTCCCCGCCGACTTCCTCTGGGGCTCGGCGACCGCGTCGTACCAGATCGAAGGAGCCGTCGCCGAAGGAGGCCGCGGCCCGTCCATCTGGGACACGTTCTCGCAGACCCCCGGCAAGGTGCTCCACGGTGACACCGGCGCCGTCGCCGCCGACCACTACCACCGCGTGCCGCAGGACGTCGCCCTCATGAAGGACCTCGGCCTGCAGGCCTACCGGTTCTCCGTCGCGTGGTCCCGCGTCCAGCCGACCGGCTCCGGCGAGTTCAACCAGGCCGGCCTCGACTTCTACGTCGGGCTCGTCGACGAGCTGCTGGCCGCCGGCATCAAGCCCGTCGTCACGCTCTACCACTGGGACCTGCCGCAGGCGCTCGAGGACGAGGGCGGCTGGGCCAACCGCCGCACGGCCGAGCTGTTCGCCGACTACGCCCGCAAGCTCGCCGAGGTCCTCGGGGACAAGATCCACCTGTGGACCACGCTCAACGAGCCGTGGTGCTCGGCCTTCCTCGGCTACGGGTCGGGCGTGCACGCCCCCGGCGTCACCGACGAGCACAGCGCGCTCGCCGCGGTGCACCACCTCAACCTCGCGCACGGCCTCGCCGGCCGCGCGATCCGCGAGGTCCTCGGCGAGAACACGCCGGTGTCCATCACGCTGAACCTGCACGTCACGCGCGCCGACTCCGACTCCGCGCAGGACGTCGAGGCCAAGCGCCGCATCGACACCATCGCCAACGAGGTGTTCCTGCAGCCGCTGCTCGAGGGTCGCTACCCGCAGCAGGTCTTCGCCGACACCGCGCACCTGAGCGACTGGTCGTTCGTGCAGGACGGCGACCTCGACCTCATCCGCATCCCGATCGACGTGCTCGGCGTCAACTACTACGCCACGGGTCGCGTCAAGCACGGCACCCCGCCGGTCGGCGACGGCACACCCGGCCCCGACGGCCACCGCTCGTCCGAGAAGAGCCCGTGGATCGGTGCCGACCACGTCGAGTGGCTGCCGCTGCCCGGGCCCTACACGGCGATGGGCTGGAACATCGAGTCCGACGGCCTCGTCGAGCTGCTGCTCGGTCTGTCCGAGCGGTACCCGACGGTGCCGCTGGCCATCACCGAGAACGGTGCCGCGTTCTACGACACCGTGTCCGAGGACGGCCGCGTGCACGACGCCGACCGCGTCGACTACCTGCACGACCACATCGACGCCGTCGGCGAGGCGATCGACAAGGGCGCCGACGTCCGCGGCTACTTCGTCTGGTCGCTGCTCGACAACTTTGAGTGGGCCTACGGCTACGACCGCCGGTTCGGGATCGTCCGCGTCGACTACGACACGCTCGAGCGCACGGTGAAGGACTCGGGCCACTGGTACCGCGAGCTGCTGCGCACCCGCACCATCCCGACCCCGGGCGCGGCCGCGACGCTCTGA
- a CDS encoding LacI family DNA-binding transcriptional regulator has product MVTMQDVADRAGVALSTVSATLNGSRPVAVETRRRVEDASAELGYSRNALARGLASRRSGILALTYPVGEAGLSRTVTEFVQGAVDAARDHGRHLVLWPCAVDDGQSVTAVAREGLAEGVLVMEVHLHDARVRALREAGVPVALVGRSDGESDLPVVDIDFDATLEEAVEHLVALGHRRIGFIDHAAARHEAGHGPTVRAAQAYRRAVGSRGIDAHVVLAEESVEGGRSATRTLVAGPARSTALVVMNEDAAFGVVAELSERGLRVPQDVSVLSVVSSPAVAQLTVPPLTTLHAPGATLGRAGVEALLTLLDDGEVPAPVLVPCRLVDGASTAAAPADRPTHDHPTAGDDRRPAGQHSRNLNEEDV; this is encoded by the coding sequence ATGGTGACCATGCAGGACGTGGCAGACCGCGCAGGCGTCGCCCTGTCCACGGTCTCCGCCACCCTCAACGGCTCGCGGCCCGTCGCGGTGGAGACCCGGCGTCGTGTCGAGGACGCCTCCGCCGAGCTCGGGTACAGCCGCAACGCCCTGGCCCGCGGCCTGGCGAGCCGGCGCAGCGGCATCCTGGCCCTGACCTACCCGGTCGGCGAGGCGGGTCTGAGCCGCACGGTCACCGAGTTCGTCCAGGGAGCCGTCGACGCGGCCCGCGACCACGGCCGGCACCTCGTCCTGTGGCCCTGCGCGGTCGACGACGGCCAGAGCGTCACCGCCGTGGCGCGCGAAGGGCTCGCCGAGGGCGTGCTCGTCATGGAGGTCCACCTGCACGACGCGCGGGTCCGCGCGCTGCGTGAGGCCGGTGTGCCGGTGGCCCTCGTCGGCCGGTCGGACGGCGAGAGCGACCTCCCCGTCGTCGACATCGACTTCGACGCGACGCTCGAGGAGGCGGTCGAGCACCTCGTCGCCCTCGGGCACCGCCGCATCGGCTTCATCGACCACGCCGCCGCGCGGCACGAGGCCGGGCACGGCCCGACCGTACGGGCGGCGCAGGCCTACCGGCGTGCCGTCGGGTCGCGCGGGATCGACGCGCACGTCGTGCTCGCCGAGGAGTCCGTCGAGGGTGGGCGGTCGGCGACCCGCACGCTCGTCGCCGGGCCCGCGCGCTCGACCGCCCTCGTCGTGATGAACGAGGACGCCGCGTTCGGCGTCGTCGCCGAGCTGTCCGAACGAGGCCTGCGCGTGCCGCAGGACGTCTCGGTGCTCTCCGTCGTCTCCTCCCCGGCCGTCGCCCAGCTCACCGTCCCGCCGCTGACCACGCTGCACGCGCCCGGCGCGACGCTCGGACGCGCAGGCGTCGAGGCGCTCCTGACGCTGCTCGACGACGGCGAGGTCCCCGCCCCCGTGCTCGTGCCGTGCCGTCTGGTCGACGGCGCGAGCACCGCGGCGGCCCCGGCCGACCGGCCGACCCACGACCACCCGACAGCAGGCGACGACCGTCGTCCTGCCGGCCAGCACAGCAGAAATCTCAACGAGGAGGACGTGTAA
- a CDS encoding carbohydrate ABC transporter permease: MAAQTETVRVTKPAPARATDTDQRHHRGKARWFVLAAAIVVAVLMMVPFVIMVLNAFKSPQDYSQNGPLSWPSTFYTDGLTAFWDRVNFPEKLMNSIWISATVAVFGTLLSLFSAYAIGVGRVKGRMWLVTLFLLANMLPQEVLVYPLFQMANKVGLNNNQWSVIIIFTVIQSAFGTYLLASVLGTFPKALLEAAALDGAGRWRTLWGVVFPVVRPTLSVLVIFFFIWTWNEFFIPLVMLTTNATQTIPVALASLQGDRMMDAPTTNAGALVSMIPAIIFFLLFQRTLTRGVTAGAVK, translated from the coding sequence ATGGCCGCCCAGACCGAGACCGTGCGGGTCACGAAGCCCGCGCCCGCGCGCGCCACCGACACCGACCAGCGGCACCACCGCGGGAAGGCCCGCTGGTTCGTCCTGGCCGCCGCGATCGTCGTCGCGGTGCTCATGATGGTGCCGTTCGTCATCATGGTGCTCAACGCCTTCAAGTCCCCGCAGGACTACTCGCAGAACGGCCCGCTGAGCTGGCCGAGCACGTTCTACACCGACGGCCTCACCGCGTTCTGGGACCGGGTCAACTTCCCCGAGAAGCTGATGAACTCGATCTGGATCTCGGCGACCGTCGCCGTCTTCGGCACCCTGCTCTCGCTCTTCAGCGCCTACGCGATCGGCGTCGGCCGGGTCAAGGGCCGGATGTGGCTGGTCACGCTCTTCCTGCTGGCGAACATGCTCCCGCAGGAGGTGCTGGTCTACCCGCTGTTCCAGATGGCCAACAAGGTCGGCCTGAACAACAACCAGTGGTCCGTGATCATCATCTTCACGGTGATCCAGTCGGCGTTCGGCACGTACTTGCTCGCCTCGGTGCTCGGCACGTTCCCCAAGGCGCTGCTCGAGGCGGCAGCCCTGGACGGTGCCGGCAGGTGGCGGACCCTGTGGGGCGTCGTGTTCCCGGTGGTGCGCCCGACCCTGTCGGTCCTGGTGATCTTCTTCTTCATCTGGACCTGGAACGAGTTCTTCATCCCGCTGGTCATGCTGACCACGAACGCGACGCAGACGATCCCCGTCGCGCTCGCGTCCCTGCAGGGCGACCGGATGATGGACGCGCCGACGACGAACGCCGGCGCGCTGGTCTCGATGATCCCGGCGATCATCTTCTTCCTCCTCTTCCAGCGCACGCTCACGCGCGGCGTCACCGCCGGAGCCGTCAAGTAG
- a CDS encoding ABC transporter substrate-binding protein, producing MAHQRSKRLLAGVAVLALPLALAACGGDSGGGDDQATSGATTFTIWDYENDDSAMGQAWAKAIEIFETEHPDVKVVTEDQTFEQIQKNAKIFLTGDDVPDIMEYNKGNATAGQLASQGLITSLTDVATERGWDTTLPASIQTTAKYDEQGLMGSGDWYGVPNYGEFVGVYYNQDAFDQLGIAVPTTFEEFEASLKAFKDAGITPLATAGAEYPMGQLWYELVLHYGDRQLVDDYQLFANDVDFQGDAFTQATNKLDEWIKAGYIASDSAALTAEDMGVSFIGGTYPMMVSGSWWFGRLVEEVPFTWGQFLFPGNDLHPGSSGNLWVVPENAKAKDLAYDFIDITLRPEVQEVLGQAGGLPVAGDSSTITDEKTRELTENFENILGDDGLAYYPDWPVPGFYDVIVSELQSLINQSKSPTEVLDGLSTAYFEGKTDLTEG from the coding sequence ATGGCACATCAGCGCAGCAAGAGGCTCCTGGCAGGAGTCGCCGTGCTCGCGCTGCCGCTCGCCCTGGCGGCGTGCGGTGGCGACAGCGGTGGAGGTGACGACCAGGCGACGTCGGGCGCGACCACCTTCACCATCTGGGACTACGAGAACGACGACTCCGCGATGGGCCAGGCCTGGGCCAAGGCGATCGAGATCTTCGAGACGGAGCACCCGGACGTCAAGGTGGTCACCGAGGACCAGACGTTCGAGCAGATCCAGAAGAACGCGAAGATCTTCCTGACCGGCGACGACGTCCCGGACATCATGGAGTACAACAAGGGCAACGCGACCGCCGGTCAGCTGGCCTCGCAGGGCCTGATCACCTCCCTGACGGACGTCGCCACCGAGCGCGGTTGGGACACGACCCTCCCCGCCTCGATCCAGACGACCGCGAAGTACGACGAGCAGGGCCTCATGGGCTCGGGCGACTGGTACGGCGTGCCGAACTACGGCGAGTTCGTCGGCGTCTACTACAACCAGGACGCCTTCGACCAGCTCGGGATCGCGGTCCCGACGACGTTCGAGGAGTTCGAGGCCTCGCTCAAGGCGTTCAAGGACGCCGGCATCACGCCGCTGGCCACCGCGGGCGCCGAGTACCCGATGGGTCAGCTGTGGTACGAGCTCGTCCTGCACTACGGCGACCGCCAGCTGGTCGACGACTACCAGCTGTTCGCCAACGACGTCGACTTCCAGGGCGACGCGTTCACCCAGGCCACCAACAAGCTCGACGAGTGGATCAAGGCGGGCTACATCGCCTCCGACTCCGCCGCGCTCACGGCCGAGGACATGGGTGTCTCCTTCATCGGCGGCACCTACCCGATGATGGTCTCCGGCTCGTGGTGGTTCGGCCGCCTCGTCGAGGAGGTCCCGTTCACCTGGGGCCAGTTCCTCTTCCCGGGCAACGACCTGCACCCCGGCTCCTCGGGCAACCTCTGGGTCGTCCCGGAGAACGCCAAGGCCAAGGACCTCGCGTACGACTTCATCGACATCACGCTGCGGCCCGAGGTCCAGGAGGTGCTCGGTCAGGCCGGCGGTCTGCCGGTGGCCGGCGACTCCTCGACGATCACCGACGAGAAGACGCGTGAGCTGACGGAGAACTTCGAGAACATCCTCGGCGACGACGGCCTGGCGTACTACCCCGACTGGCCGGTGCCCGGCTTCTACGACGTGATCGTCAGCGAGCTGCAGTCGCTCATCAACCAGTCGAAGTCCCCGACCGAGGTGCTCGACGGCCTGTCGACCGCCTACTTCGAGGGCAAGACCGACCTGACCGAGGGCTGA